The proteins below are encoded in one region of Pseudonocardia sp. DSM 110487:
- a CDS encoding FtsX-like permease family protein codes for MRTVFLASLRIHVRRYVAAVIAVTVSVAFVVVIGVLTSGARAGFMENSGAPYRGADYVVDAPEDGPDPGPPCCPDTLDLSDAIALIDRLGDNASGLGRVDLPAHREGGAPLGSGQFRGKTTVGPIAASEELRWQKLVSGRFPARMGEAVMHVWDAQAQEVAVGDRIRVGEGPTATDLEVVGLVVSPTTWTQASMYVTWPQYLQWRDQPTFHVGSVAVRGEVGPVPDRMRVWSGDEYVRDGLARLNNDTDMITLMLLLFAGVALVVSVLVVANTFSILLAGRLRDFALLRCVGATRGQVLGSVRREAAAVGVLASLAGTLLGIGLGYGLLPLINTLALTTPLAAPALPVPWLVGGFAVGVLVTMLASWLPTRHVVAVSPLAALRPQAALDGRTATGRARLVFAALLLLAGPALLAVAMLGDSTLFMVAGGASVFAGVLLVGPVLVPRLVRIVGVLLGARGRLATENAVRNPRRTAATTAALLVGVTLTTAVLTGMATWRAGMDEVRVRHNPIDAALTSLDEPVGTDLLDQVRRTPGVEQAIAVDGAVAQVSGFDDPLPVLTAPGAAGVARDGGSFAQGVDSGTIRIDLGAFVDPSIKPGDQVTVRVGDRQVQLKVISLSGWGRAGLVAPETLAQLTDAPEPRVIWVRAAADADPLTLVDDLDGLADAAGIQLEDQLQAQAAANRERDLLAGAAIGLLGVSVAIALIGIANTMGLSVLERAREHALLRALGLTRGQLRRMLAAEAVLLSAVAALLGTVIGVGFAWVGYETFVKRALTHATMQVPWPSLGAVVLVAALAGLLAAVVPARRAARVTPAAGLSLD; via the coding sequence ATGCGCACGGTCTTCCTCGCCTCGCTGCGTATCCACGTCCGCCGGTATGTGGCGGCGGTGATCGCGGTGACCGTGTCGGTGGCCTTCGTCGTCGTGATCGGTGTGCTCACTTCCGGGGCCCGGGCGGGGTTCATGGAGAACTCCGGGGCGCCCTACCGCGGTGCCGACTACGTGGTCGACGCCCCCGAGGACGGACCCGATCCGGGACCGCCGTGTTGCCCCGACACCCTGGACCTGTCGGACGCGATCGCGCTCATCGACCGCCTCGGCGACAACGCATCCGGGCTCGGCCGGGTCGACCTGCCGGCGCACCGAGAAGGCGGCGCCCCGCTCGGCTCGGGCCAGTTCCGGGGCAAGACGACCGTGGGACCGATCGCCGCGTCGGAGGAGCTGCGCTGGCAGAAGCTCGTCTCCGGTCGCTTCCCGGCACGGATGGGCGAGGCGGTGATGCATGTGTGGGACGCCCAGGCCCAGGAGGTCGCGGTCGGCGACCGGATCCGGGTCGGCGAGGGCCCCACCGCAACCGACCTGGAAGTGGTCGGCCTCGTGGTGTCCCCCACCACGTGGACCCAGGCCTCGATGTACGTCACCTGGCCGCAGTACCTGCAGTGGCGCGACCAACCCACCTTCCACGTGGGCAGCGTGGCGGTGCGCGGGGAAGTGGGTCCGGTCCCGGACCGGATGAGGGTGTGGTCGGGGGACGAGTACGTCAGGGACGGCCTGGCCAGGCTCAACAACGACACCGACATGATCACGTTGATGCTGCTGCTGTTCGCCGGCGTCGCGCTGGTGGTCTCGGTTCTGGTCGTGGCGAACACGTTCTCGATCCTGTTGGCGGGGCGCCTGCGGGATTTCGCGCTGCTGCGTTGCGTCGGCGCGACGCGGGGGCAGGTCCTGGGTTCGGTCCGTCGGGAGGCGGCCGCCGTCGGCGTACTCGCCTCGCTGGCCGGGACGCTGCTCGGCATCGGGCTCGGCTACGGCCTGCTCCCGTTGATCAACACCCTGGCCCTGACCACCCCGTTGGCTGCCCCGGCACTACCGGTGCCGTGGCTGGTGGGCGGGTTCGCCGTCGGCGTGCTGGTCACCATGCTGGCGTCCTGGTTGCCGACCCGGCACGTGGTCGCGGTGAGCCCGCTGGCGGCGCTGCGCCCGCAGGCCGCCCTCGATGGGCGCACCGCCACCGGCCGGGCCCGGCTGGTGTTCGCTGCGCTGCTCCTGCTCGCCGGGCCGGCGCTGCTCGCGGTGGCGATGCTCGGGGACAGCACGCTGTTCATGGTGGCCGGTGGGGCGTCGGTGTTCGCCGGGGTGCTGTTGGTGGGGCCGGTGCTGGTGCCCCGCCTGGTCCGGATCGTCGGGGTGCTGCTGGGCGCACGGGGGAGACTCGCGACCGAGAACGCCGTGCGCAACCCGCGCCGGACGGCTGCCACCACCGCCGCCTTGCTGGTCGGGGTCACCCTGACCACCGCGGTGCTCACCGGGATGGCCACCTGGCGGGCGGGGATGGACGAGGTCCGGGTCCGGCACAACCCCATCGACGCCGCGCTCACCTCGCTCGACGAGCCGGTCGGCACCGACCTCCTCGACCAGGTTCGTCGTACCCCCGGTGTCGAGCAGGCCATCGCGGTGGACGGCGCGGTGGCCCAGGTGTCCGGGTTCGACGATCCGCTGCCGGTCCTGACCGCGCCGGGCGCGGCGGGGGTGGCCCGCGACGGCGGGAGTTTCGCCCAGGGGGTGGACTCGGGGACGATCAGGATCGATCTGGGTGCCTTCGTGGACCCGAGCATCAAGCCGGGGGATCAGGTCACGGTGCGGGTCGGGGACCGTCAGGTCCAGTTGAAGGTCATCTCCCTCTCCGGCTGGGGCCGGGCCGGGCTGGTCGCGCCGGAGACCTTGGCACAGCTCACCGACGCGCCCGAACCGCGTGTCATCTGGGTCCGCGCCGCCGCCGACGCCGACCCGTTGACGCTCGTCGACGACCTGGACGGGCTGGCGGACGCGGCCGGGATTCAGCTGGAGGACCAGCTACAGGCCCAGGCGGCGGCGAACCGGGAGCGGGACCTCCTCGCCGGGGCGGCGATCGGGCTGCTGGGTGTCTCGGTGGCGATCGCGTTGATCGGGATCGCGAACACCATGGGGTTGTCGGTGCTGGAACGGGCCCGTGAGCATGCGCTGCTGCGTGCGCTCGGGCTCACGCGTGGGCAGTTGCGGCGAATGCTGGCGGCCGAGGCGGTGTTGCTGTCGGCGGTGGCGGCCCTGCTCGGCACCGTGATCGGAGTCGGGTTCGCCTGGGTCGGTTATGAGACGTTCGTGAAGCGGGCCCTGACCCATGCCACCATGCAGGTTCCGTGGCCGTCGCTGGGCGCGGTCGTCCTCGTCGCCGCCCTTGCCGGGCTCCTCGCCGCGGTTGTCCCGGCACGGCGGGCCGCCCGGGTGACCCCGGCCGCGGGGCTGTCCCTCGACTGA
- a CDS encoding MFS transporter has protein sequence MTDRVTRADHASAQSVWAPLRIGSFRVLWFAQLGSMLGVWMQTVGAQWILVGTPDSAALVALVQVATTLPMLLFALPAGALADIMDRRRLLITVQLFQLAVGAGLSILTALDLMPPALLLTFTFLLGSCLAATLPAYQVVVQELVPRDQVRAVASLGGVAVNGARAVGPALAGALLAQVGPSVVFAVTAVAALAFVLGLAVTRRPPPDVGLPPERFASALRAGGRYVRNSPAVRRMLLRVVLFVLPGAAIWALLPVVAADLLHTGSTGYGLLLGTLGAGAVLGAAVLPQVGGRLSPNQLLVVSGGLFAASLLACVTVTNLLVLAALLVPAGMAWLAVLMGITGALQVFLPGWVRARGLSMFNVAFAASQAFGSLLWGVVAQWFGLVPTFVAAAVVMAAGAATVRIWPLPDVADWDRTSAVYWPEPELAYEPDPHEGPVLVTVRYVVSREHEAEFLDAMELVRLGRLRTGATSCSLYRDGAEPSTFVLVALYPTWEEHLRQHTGRLTGTDREREERANALTIEEPEGAHLFPAHRDN, from the coding sequence GTGACCGACCGGGTAACGCGCGCGGACCATGCGTCTGCGCAATCGGTGTGGGCGCCGCTGCGGATCGGTTCGTTCCGGGTGCTCTGGTTCGCCCAGCTCGGCAGCATGCTCGGCGTCTGGATGCAGACCGTGGGCGCGCAGTGGATCCTGGTCGGGACCCCGGACTCGGCGGCGCTGGTCGCCCTCGTCCAGGTGGCCACGACGTTGCCGATGCTGCTGTTCGCCCTGCCGGCCGGCGCGCTGGCCGACATCATGGACCGGCGTCGGCTCCTGATCACGGTGCAGCTGTTCCAGCTGGCGGTCGGCGCCGGCCTCAGCATCCTCACCGCGCTCGACCTGATGCCGCCCGCGCTGCTGCTGACCTTCACCTTCCTGCTCGGCTCCTGCCTGGCCGCGACGCTGCCGGCCTATCAGGTGGTCGTGCAGGAACTGGTGCCGCGCGACCAGGTCCGCGCGGTCGCCTCGCTCGGCGGGGTCGCGGTCAACGGAGCGCGCGCGGTCGGTCCCGCGCTGGCCGGCGCGCTGCTCGCGCAGGTCGGCCCGAGCGTCGTCTTCGCGGTCACCGCCGTGGCCGCGCTGGCGTTCGTGCTGGGCCTGGCGGTCACCCGCCGGCCACCACCCGACGTCGGGCTGCCGCCGGAGCGATTCGCCAGCGCGCTGCGCGCCGGCGGGCGCTACGTGCGCAACTCGCCCGCCGTGCGGCGGATGCTGCTGCGGGTCGTGCTGTTCGTACTACCCGGTGCCGCGATCTGGGCGTTGCTTCCCGTGGTGGCCGCCGACCTGCTCCACACCGGTTCCACCGGCTACGGCCTGCTGCTGGGCACCCTCGGTGCCGGCGCCGTCCTCGGCGCAGCCGTCCTGCCGCAGGTCGGCGGGCGACTGTCGCCCAACCAGCTGCTCGTGGTGTCCGGAGGTCTCTTCGCCGCGTCACTGCTGGCCTGCGTCACGGTGACCAACCTGCTCGTACTGGCGGCACTGCTCGTGCCGGCCGGCATGGCATGGCTGGCCGTCCTGATGGGCATCACCGGGGCGCTGCAGGTGTTCCTGCCCGGCTGGGTGCGCGCCCGCGGCCTGTCGATGTTCAACGTCGCCTTCGCCGCGTCACAGGCGTTCGGCTCACTGCTGTGGGGGGTCGTCGCCCAGTGGTTCGGGCTGGTGCCGACCTTCGTCGCCGCCGCCGTGGTCATGGCGGCAGGGGCGGCGACGGTGCGGATCTGGCCGCTACCCGACGTCGCGGACTGGGACCGCACTTCGGCCGTCTACTGGCCCGAACCAGAACTCGCCTACGAACCGGACCCGCACGAAGGCCCCGTCCTGGTCACCGTGCGCTACGTCGTGTCCCGGGAACACGAAGCGGAGTTCCTCGACGCGATGGAGCTGGTACGGCTGGGCCGCCTTCGCACGGGCGCGACGAGCTGCTCGCTGTATCGCGACGGAGCTGAGCCGTCGACGTTCGTCCTGGTCGCGCTGTACCCGACCTGGGAGGAGCACCTGCGCCAGCACACCGGTCGGCTCACCGGCACCGATCGGGAACGGGAGGAACGCGCCAACGCCCTGACCATCGAGGAGCCAGAAGGCGCGCACCTCTTCCCTGCCCACCGGGACAACTAG
- the serA gene encoding phosphoglycerate dehydrogenase produces the protein MLLENIHPVAAAAFRRAGWEVDVRSSSLSEDELVAELPGVSVLGIRSNTTVTPAVLDAGKDLLAVGCFCIGTNQVHLESAAERGLAVFNAPYSNTRSVVELVLGEIVALARRLTEKTQRMHEGVWDKSAKGSHEVRGRTLGIVGYGNIGTQLSNVAEAVGMRVIFFDTADRLAHGNARRVGSLEELLAESDVVTIHVDGRPGNAGLFGAERFAMMKPGAVFINASRGMVVDDAALRDHIRSGHLSGAAIDVFPLEPKAQGDPFDSPLRGLDNVILTPHVGGSTQEAQEEIGHFVSNKLLQFVEAGSTALSVNLPQVAPPHPQGAFRMGYLHENLPGVLAEINRLLADAGVNVVGQSLSTRAGHGYVLTDTDAVLSDVTLSALRRSPQMVWLRSWQL, from the coding sequence ATGCTGCTGGAGAACATCCACCCGGTCGCGGCGGCGGCGTTCCGGCGCGCAGGCTGGGAGGTCGATGTGCGTTCGAGCTCCCTGAGCGAGGACGAGCTCGTCGCCGAGCTGCCGGGGGTGTCGGTGCTCGGGATCCGGTCCAACACCACCGTCACGCCGGCGGTGCTCGACGCCGGTAAGGACCTGCTGGCGGTGGGGTGTTTCTGCATCGGGACCAACCAGGTGCACCTGGAGAGTGCGGCCGAGCGGGGCCTGGCGGTGTTCAACGCGCCGTACTCGAACACCCGCAGTGTCGTCGAGTTGGTGCTGGGGGAGATCGTCGCGCTGGCGCGCCGGCTCACGGAGAAGACCCAGCGGATGCACGAGGGTGTCTGGGACAAGTCGGCGAAGGGCAGCCACGAGGTGCGCGGTCGCACTCTCGGCATCGTCGGCTACGGCAACATCGGCACCCAGCTGTCCAACGTCGCCGAAGCCGTCGGCATGCGGGTGATCTTCTTCGACACCGCCGACCGCCTGGCCCACGGCAACGCGCGTCGGGTCGGGTCGTTGGAGGAGCTGCTGGCCGAGTCGGACGTGGTGACCATCCACGTCGACGGCAGGCCCGGCAACGCAGGGCTCTTCGGGGCCGAGCGGTTCGCGATGATGAAGCCGGGAGCGGTGTTCATCAACGCCTCCCGCGGAATGGTCGTCGACGACGCCGCGCTGCGCGATCACATCCGGTCCGGGCACCTGTCCGGCGCCGCCATCGACGTCTTCCCGCTCGAGCCGAAGGCGCAGGGCGATCCGTTCGACTCGCCGTTGCGCGGCCTCGACAACGTCATCCTCACCCCGCACGTCGGCGGCTCCACGCAGGAGGCGCAGGAGGAGATCGGGCACTTCGTCTCGAACAAGCTGCTGCAGTTCGTCGAGGCGGGGAGCACGGCGCTCTCGGTCAACCTGCCGCAGGTGGCTCCGCCGCATCCCCAGGGCGCGTTCCGGATGGGGTACCTGCACGAGAACCTGCCCGGCGTGCTGGCCGAGATCAACCGGTTGCTCGCCGACGCCGGGGTGAACGTGGTCGGCCAGTCGCTGTCGACCCGTGCTGGACACGGGTACGTCCTGACCGACACCGACGCCGTGCTGTCGGACGTCACCCTGTCCGCGCTGCGCCGGTCGCCCCAGATGGTGTGGTTGCGATCCTGGCAGCTCTGA
- a CDS encoding ABC transporter ATP-binding protein, translated as MLRQPQQSRRKDVPDLGPDIPTDKLSRPARHTVSAADKAQARDVSLRRIARLFIPHRWSIATVTAIIVMSSVVAMASPFLLRAVIDDALPHQNLTLLVWLVIGMVAVAAVTAAMGVVQAWISTNVGQKVMHRLRTDVFTHLQRQSIAFFTRTRTGEVQSRITNDIGGMQTVVTSTATSLASNLTTVVATLVAMLALSWQLTLVSLLVLPPSIWLTRRVARMRRAITAAQQRELADLNVVIEEGLSISGVQLTKTLGTGPALVQRFSASSERLVDLELRAQLAGRWRMAATTVVFAAIPAIIYLSAGLPVTAATMTIGTLVAFTTLQAGLFRPIVGLLDVGVSLVSSLALFARIFEYLDLLVEVDDPATPVDIDPARVEGHVRAENVRFTYPGSAAAAIDGITLDVPANSTLALVGETGSGKSTLAALIARLHDPDAGRITIDGIDLRDMRLADLARIVGVVSQETYLLHTTIRENLRYARPDATDTDIEAAARAAQIHDLITSLPDGYDTVVGSRGHRFSGGEKQRIAIARTLLRDPRILVLDEATSALDTRTERAVQRALDELSRGRTTITIAHRLSTVRAADQIVVLDHGRIAETGTHDSLVARDGRYAGLAA; from the coding sequence ATGTTGAGGCAACCTCAACAATCTCGACGGAAGGACGTACCCGACTTGGGACCCGACATCCCCACCGACAAGCTGAGCCGGCCGGCCCGGCACACCGTGAGCGCCGCGGACAAGGCGCAGGCACGCGACGTCTCACTGCGCCGGATCGCACGGCTGTTCATCCCGCACCGCTGGTCCATCGCGACGGTCACCGCGATCATCGTCATGTCGTCCGTTGTCGCGATGGCCTCGCCGTTCCTGCTGCGCGCCGTCATCGACGATGCCCTGCCGCACCAGAACCTGACCCTCCTCGTTTGGCTGGTCATCGGCATGGTCGCCGTCGCCGCCGTGACCGCGGCCATGGGCGTGGTCCAGGCCTGGATCTCGACGAACGTCGGTCAGAAGGTCATGCACCGGCTGCGCACCGACGTCTTCACCCACCTGCAGCGCCAGTCGATCGCCTTCTTCACCCGCACGCGCACCGGTGAGGTGCAGTCGCGGATCACCAACGACATCGGCGGCATGCAGACCGTCGTCACGTCGACGGCCACCTCGCTCGCCTCGAACCTCACCACCGTCGTCGCGACCCTCGTCGCGATGCTCGCCCTGAGCTGGCAGCTGACGCTGGTCTCGCTGTTGGTGCTGCCGCCGTCGATCTGGCTGACCCGTCGCGTGGCGCGGATGCGGCGGGCCATCACCGCGGCCCAGCAACGCGAGCTGGCCGACCTGAACGTCGTCATCGAGGAAGGGCTGTCGATCAGCGGCGTGCAGTTGACCAAGACGTTGGGCACCGGGCCGGCGCTGGTCCAGCGGTTCAGCGCCTCATCGGAACGACTGGTCGATCTCGAGCTACGCGCCCAGCTCGCGGGGCGCTGGCGGATGGCCGCCACCACCGTCGTCTTCGCCGCCATCCCGGCGATCATCTACCTCAGCGCGGGCCTGCCGGTCACCGCCGCGACGATGACGATCGGCACGCTCGTCGCCTTCACCACCCTGCAGGCGGGGCTGTTCCGGCCGATCGTCGGCCTCCTCGACGTCGGGGTGTCGCTGGTCAGCTCGCTCGCGCTGTTCGCACGGATCTTCGAGTACCTCGACCTATTGGTGGAGGTCGACGACCCGGCCACACCGGTGGACATCGACCCGGCTCGGGTCGAGGGACACGTCCGCGCCGAGAACGTCAGGTTCACCTATCCCGGCAGCGCCGCCGCGGCCATCGACGGGATCACGCTGGACGTGCCCGCGAACTCCACCCTCGCGCTGGTGGGTGAGACCGGTTCGGGCAAGAGCACCCTCGCCGCCCTGATCGCGCGGCTCCACGACCCCGACGCCGGGCGCATCACCATCGACGGCATCGACCTGCGAGACATGCGCCTGGCCGACCTCGCGCGCATCGTCGGCGTCGTCAGCCAGGAGACCTACCTGCTGCACACCACGATCCGCGAGAACCTGCGCTACGCCCGGCCCGACGCCACCGACACCGACATCGAGGCGGCAGCGCGGGCCGCGCAGATCCACGACCTGATCACGAGCCTTCCCGACGGCTACGACACGGTCGTCGGCTCCCGGGGCCACCGCTTCTCCGGCGGGGAGAAGCAGCGCATCGCGATCGCCAGGACCCTGCTGCGCGACCCTCGGATCCTGGTCCTCGACGAGGCGACCAGCGCGCTCGACACCCGGACCGAACGCGCCGTGCAACGCGCCCTCGACGAGCTCAGCCGCGGCCGGACGACGATCACCATCGCCCACCGGCTCTCCACGGTGCGGGCCGCCGATCAGATCGTCGTGCTCGATCACGGCCGGATCGCCGAGACGGGCACCCACGACAGCCTCGTCGCCCGTGACGGTCGCTACGCCGGCCTGGCCGCCTGA
- a CDS encoding MarR family winged helix-turn-helix transcriptional regulator, whose protein sequence is MPEEPEESLAEAFRGVARQLRHQTQRTLAPWDVTPAQARALGVLTRHGPMRLGALSEHLRIAPRSATEVVDALEEARLVERRPDPDDRRATLVAPTGRGEEVAAGIRAARAAEAEGFFARLDEADRASLARILHALRS, encoded by the coding sequence GTGCCCGAGGAGCCGGAGGAGTCGCTGGCCGAGGCGTTCCGTGGGGTGGCGCGGCAGCTGCGGCACCAGACCCAGCGCACGCTCGCACCGTGGGACGTCACCCCGGCGCAGGCTCGCGCGCTCGGGGTGCTCACCCGGCACGGGCCGATGCGACTCGGCGCGCTTTCCGAGCACCTGCGCATCGCCCCGCGCTCCGCGACCGAGGTGGTCGACGCGTTGGAGGAGGCGCGGCTGGTCGAACGCCGCCCCGACCCCGACGACCGTCGCGCCACCCTCGTCGCGCCCACCGGCCGAGGCGAGGAGGTGGCCGCCGGGATCCGAGCCGCGCGAGCCGCCGAGGCAGAGGGCTTCTTCGCCCGCCTCGACGAGGCCGATCGAGCGTCGCTCGCCCGCATCCTGCACGCGCTGCGGAGCTGA
- a CDS encoding SDR family NAD(P)-dependent oxidoreductase translates to MTQKQHPLGSGFTAASTAEEILEGIDLSGRNVVVTGGHIGLGLETTRALSGAGASVTVAARNPDRAAAALAGVERAEVGRLDLLDPASINAFAARYLDSGRPLHILINNAGIMGGPLVRDARGYESQFATNHLGHFQLSLALLPALRAAHGARVVNLTSGGHRLSDIRWDDPHFTTGYDGMLAYGQSKTANVLFAVELDRRWAAESIRGYAVHPGVVLGTNLGPFLVDGEVRTPWQSDDELRAMGLIDEQGRPVRDPDREMKTPQQGASTSVFAATSPLLAEIGGVYLKDNDISPLDEDPKPINFGAEPVVSSDVVPHAVDPESARRLWELSERLLER, encoded by the coding sequence ATGACTCAGAAGCAACACCCCCTCGGGTCCGGGTTCACCGCGGCATCGACGGCCGAGGAGATCCTCGAGGGCATCGACCTCTCCGGCCGGAACGTCGTGGTCACCGGAGGTCACATCGGGCTCGGCCTCGAGACCACCCGCGCACTCAGCGGGGCGGGCGCGTCCGTCACCGTCGCCGCGCGCAACCCGGACCGCGCCGCAGCCGCGCTGGCCGGGGTCGAGCGCGCCGAGGTCGGTCGGCTGGACCTCCTCGACCCCGCATCGATCAACGCCTTCGCCGCCCGGTACCTCGACTCCGGCCGCCCCCTCCACATCCTGATCAACAACGCCGGCATCATGGGCGGCCCACTGGTGCGAGACGCCCGCGGCTACGAGTCGCAGTTCGCGACCAACCACCTCGGCCACTTCCAGCTGAGCCTCGCCCTGCTGCCGGCGCTGCGCGCCGCGCACGGCGCCCGCGTCGTCAACCTGACCTCCGGTGGCCACCGCCTGTCCGACATTCGCTGGGACGACCCGCACTTCACCACCGGCTACGACGGCATGCTCGCCTACGGCCAGTCCAAGACAGCGAACGTCCTGTTCGCCGTCGAGCTGGACCGCCGATGGGCCGCGGAGAGCATCCGTGGCTACGCGGTGCACCCGGGCGTCGTCCTCGGCACGAACCTGGGGCCCTTCCTCGTCGACGGCGAGGTGCGGACACCGTGGCAGAGCGACGACGAGCTGCGGGCCATGGGACTGATCGACGAACAGGGCCGGCCGGTCCGCGACCCCGACCGTGAGATGAAGACGCCGCAACAGGGGGCCAGCACCAGCGTGTTCGCCGCGACCAGCCCGCTGCTCGCCGAGATCGGCGGTGTCTACCTGAAGGACAACGACATCTCGCCGCTGGACGAGGACCCGAAGCCCATCAACTTCGGCGCCGAGCCCGTCGTCTCGTCCGACGTCGTGCCGCACGCCGTCGACCCGGAGTCGGCACGGCGGCTCTGGGAGCTGAGCGAGCGACTGCTCGAACGGTGA
- a CDS encoding AraC family transcriptional regulator, which produces MVGDQLSEVFDFVEVRGVLSGGIAVRGPWVSRAVITDSLKFIAMVCGRARLVTDGVDGPIELEPGDVAILNNRSWVELRGGTGDGLPREVVPEENDLSTRLVGASWDPDDDVVVGGHVDLNPAGRALLLQALPPLGHVRASAAAGTNLRGTLHRLFREVTENRTGSSFAIRQYGQLLLLDVLRAYVDQSELPPGWLRALTDERLRPALTLMHAEPGKPWRLDELARAAAMSRTSFAERFRTVAGMPPLTYLSRWRMLLAQRALRHGDARVGSLAAELGYASESAFSTAFKREVGESPLHYRFRVREEQPSPM; this is translated from the coding sequence GTGGTCGGCGATCAACTGTCCGAGGTTTTCGACTTCGTCGAGGTCCGCGGAGTGCTGTCGGGCGGGATCGCGGTGCGGGGCCCCTGGGTGTCGCGCGCCGTCATCACCGACTCGCTGAAGTTCATCGCGATGGTGTGCGGCCGGGCCCGGCTGGTCACCGACGGCGTCGACGGGCCGATCGAGCTCGAGCCGGGCGACGTCGCCATCCTGAACAACCGGTCGTGGGTGGAGCTGCGGGGCGGCACCGGGGACGGGTTGCCTCGCGAGGTCGTGCCGGAGGAGAACGATCTCTCGACCCGCCTCGTCGGCGCCTCATGGGACCCTGACGACGACGTCGTCGTCGGCGGTCATGTCGACCTCAATCCGGCCGGACGGGCACTGCTGCTGCAGGCGCTCCCACCGCTGGGGCACGTCCGGGCATCGGCTGCTGCGGGGACCAACCTGCGCGGCACCCTCCACCGGCTGTTCCGCGAGGTCACCGAGAACCGCACGGGCTCCTCGTTCGCGATCCGGCAGTACGGACAGCTCCTGCTGCTCGACGTGCTGCGCGCCTACGTCGACCAGTCCGAGCTGCCCCCGGGATGGCTGCGGGCGCTCACCGACGAACGGTTGCGTCCCGCGCTCACCCTCATGCACGCCGAACCCGGCAAACCGTGGCGGTTGGACGAGTTGGCGCGTGCCGCGGCGATGTCGCGGACCTCGTTCGCCGAACGTTTCCGGACCGTGGCGGGCATGCCGCCGCTGACCTACCTCAGCCGCTGGCGGATGCTGCTGGCGCAGCGCGCTCTTCGGCACGGCGATGCCCGCGTCGGGTCGCTGGCGGCCGAGCTGGGCTATGCGTCGGAGAGCGCCTTCAGCACCGCGTTCAAACGGGAGGTGGGGGAGTCACCGCTGCACTACCGGTTCCGGGTACGCGAGGAGCAGCCGTCACCGATGTGA